From a region of the Anaeromyxobacter sp. genome:
- the thiS gene encoding sulfur carrier protein ThiS gives MPTRVTLNGEQRELPDGLTVAGLLAHLGVKAARVAVEVNEAVVTKDRYEVHRVGPGDSIEIVAFVGGG, from the coding sequence ATGCCAACGCGGGTCACGTTGAACGGCGAGCAGCGCGAGCTGCCGGACGGGCTGACGGTCGCTGGGCTCCTGGCCCACCTGGGCGTCAAGGCCGCCCGGGTGGCGGTCGAGGTGAACGAGGCGGTGGTCACCAAGGACCGCTACGAGGTCCACCGGGTCGGGCCGGGCGACTCCATCGAGATCGTGGCGTTCGTGGGGGGAGGGTAG
- a CDS encoding thiazole synthase: protein MADAWSIGSYTFTSRLLVGTGKFPDFATMRDAHLASGAEVVTVAVRRLDLKATGEASLLEWIPKHMTLLPNTAACFTADEAVRTARLGRELGLGDLVKLEVIGDPRTLFPDVVGLVEAAKVLVKEGFTVLPYTNDDPVTAQRLEDAGCAAIMPLGAPIGSGLGLRNPYNLRIIMEAAKVPVLVDAGVGTASDAAIAMELGAVAVLMNTAIAGAARPVLMAEAMRDGVAAGRKAFLAGRIPMRLHAAASSPLTGLIGT from the coding sequence ATGGCCGACGCCTGGTCGATCGGGAGCTACACCTTCACCAGCCGCCTGCTGGTGGGCACCGGCAAGTTCCCGGACTTCGCCACCATGCGCGACGCCCACCTGGCCTCGGGCGCCGAGGTGGTCACGGTGGCGGTGCGCCGCCTGGACCTGAAGGCCACCGGGGAGGCCTCGCTGCTGGAGTGGATCCCCAAGCACATGACGCTCCTGCCCAACACCGCCGCCTGCTTCACGGCCGACGAGGCCGTCCGCACGGCGCGGCTGGGGCGCGAGCTGGGCCTGGGCGACCTGGTCAAGCTGGAGGTGATCGGCGACCCGCGCACCCTCTTCCCCGACGTGGTCGGGCTGGTGGAGGCGGCCAAGGTGCTGGTGAAGGAGGGCTTCACGGTCCTGCCCTACACCAACGACGATCCGGTGACGGCCCAGCGGCTGGAGGACGCCGGCTGCGCCGCCATCATGCCGCTGGGTGCGCCCATCGGCTCCGGGCTCGGCCTGCGCAACCCGTACAACCTCCGCATCATCATGGAGGCGGCCAAGGTGCCGGTGCTGGTGGACGCCGGCGTGGGCACCGCCAGCGACGCGGCCATCGCCATGGAGCTGGGCGCGGTGGCGGTGCTCATGAACACCGCCATCGCCGGGGCCGCCAGGCCGGTGCTGATGGCCGAGGCCATGCGCGACGGCGTGGCGGCGGGGCGCAAGGCCTTCCTGGCCGGGCGCATCCCCATGAGGCTGCACGCCGCGGCCTCGTCGCCCCTGACCGGGCTGATCGGGACCTGA
- a CDS encoding methyltransferase domain-containing protein, whose translation MAHGHEGSGGGGHQHGAGHGHHHGGAGAGPGEPGGAADAPRDQHGNPLDLAAYLAKLESPERAAWQRPDEVVAALGLRAGAVAADVGAGPGYFTLRLARAVGPSGLVFGLDVDARLSALLARRAAEAGLANVVPVLSPDGDGLPPRPCDLILLVNAFHHFPDGPGTLTRLAGALAPGGRLALVDFHEGDLPVGPPPAHRVTRAQIDRAVATAGLVLAQELTLLPYQHFLLLERR comes from the coding sequence ATGGCACACGGGCACGAGGGCAGCGGCGGCGGCGGGCACCAGCACGGGGCAGGGCACGGCCACCACCACGGCGGCGCCGGGGCGGGCCCGGGTGAGCCGGGCGGCGCGGCGGACGCCCCCCGGGACCAGCATGGCAACCCGCTCGACCTGGCCGCCTACCTGGCCAAGCTGGAGTCGCCGGAGCGGGCCGCCTGGCAGCGGCCGGACGAGGTGGTCGCCGCGCTGGGGCTGCGGGCCGGCGCGGTGGCGGCCGACGTGGGCGCCGGCCCCGGCTACTTCACCCTGCGCCTGGCCCGGGCGGTCGGGCCGAGCGGCCTGGTCTTCGGCCTCGACGTGGACGCCCGCCTGTCGGCGCTGCTGGCGCGCCGGGCCGCCGAGGCCGGCCTGGCCAACGTCGTGCCGGTGCTCTCGCCCGACGGCGACGGCCTGCCGCCCCGCCCCTGCGACCTCATCCTCCTGGTGAACGCCTTCCACCACTTCCCCGACGGCCCCGGCACCCTGACCCGGCTGGCCGGGGCGCTGGCGCCGGGTGGCCGGCTGGCGCTGGTGGACTTCCACGAGGGGGACCTGCCGGTGGGCCCGCCCCCCGCCCACCGGGTGACGCGCGCCCAGATCGATCGGGCGGTCGCGACCGCCGGGCTGGTGCTGGCGCAGGAGCTCACCCTGCTGCCCTACCAGCACTTCCTGCTGCTCGAGCGGCGCTGA
- a CDS encoding hemerythrin family protein: MALVWDKSLAVGVKIIDEQHQELFRKVNGLLEALLKNQGKEELGRMLGFLGTYTVEHFAAEEKLMAQYKYPEAAQHKLQHTGFVDAFLKLKAEFDKSGPTANVSITLNRFVCQWLRDHIGATDTALAKFLRAAGAKEAML; the protein is encoded by the coding sequence ATGGCGCTGGTGTGGGACAAGAGCCTGGCAGTGGGCGTGAAGATCATCGACGAGCAGCACCAGGAGCTCTTCCGGAAGGTGAACGGGCTGCTCGAGGCGCTGCTCAAGAACCAGGGGAAGGAGGAGCTCGGCCGGATGCTCGGCTTCCTCGGCACCTACACCGTCGAGCACTTCGCCGCCGAGGAGAAGCTGATGGCGCAGTACAAGTACCCGGAGGCCGCCCAGCACAAGCTGCAGCACACCGGCTTCGTGGACGCCTTCCTCAAGCTGAAGGCCGAGTTCGACAAGAGCGGCCCCACCGCCAACGTCTCCATCACGCTGAACCGCTTCGTCTGCCAGTGGCTGCGCGACCACATCGGCGCCACCGACACGGCCCTCGCCAAGTTCCTGCGGGCCGCCGGGGCCAAGGAGGCCATGCTCTAG
- a CDS encoding MoxR family ATPase, which produces MAPLDPADPAAAPGPAAAGLLTAELGKVVVGHAVAVEQLLAALLAGGHVLLEGVPGVAKTLLAKALARTLDLHFGRIQFTPDLMPADVLGTSVYRPQAGTFELRRGPIFTDVLLADEINRTPPKTQAALLEAMEERQVTIDGERLPLGPGFFVIATQNPVEYEGTYPLPEAQTDRFLMKIRVGYPEAAEELELLRRAAGGFDGHDLDAAGVRPVLSRQALAALRARARALPVAPELLDYLARLTRGSRQLARVRLGASPRAGVALLASARARAALRGAEWLSPDDVKAVAAPVLRHRLVLRPEAELEGATPDELVEELLESTPAPR; this is translated from the coding sequence GTGGCACCCCTCGACCCGGCCGACCCGGCCGCCGCCCCCGGCCCGGCCGCCGCCGGCCTGCTCACCGCCGAGCTCGGCAAGGTGGTGGTGGGCCACGCGGTGGCCGTGGAGCAGCTGCTGGCGGCGCTGCTGGCCGGCGGCCACGTGCTGCTCGAGGGGGTGCCCGGCGTGGCCAAGACCCTGCTGGCCAAGGCGCTGGCGCGGACCCTCGACCTGCACTTCGGGCGCATCCAGTTCACCCCGGACCTGATGCCGGCCGACGTGCTGGGCACCAGCGTCTACCGGCCGCAGGCCGGCACCTTCGAGCTCAGGCGCGGCCCCATCTTCACCGACGTGCTGCTGGCCGACGAGATCAACCGCACCCCGCCCAAGACGCAGGCCGCGCTGCTGGAGGCCATGGAGGAGCGGCAGGTCACCATCGACGGCGAGCGCCTCCCGCTGGGACCCGGGTTCTTCGTGATCGCCACCCAGAACCCGGTCGAGTACGAGGGCACCTACCCGCTCCCGGAGGCCCAGACCGACCGCTTCCTCATGAAGATCCGGGTGGGCTACCCGGAGGCGGCCGAGGAGCTGGAGCTGCTGCGCCGCGCCGCCGGCGGCTTCGACGGCCACGATCTGGACGCCGCCGGGGTCCGGCCGGTGCTGTCGCGCCAGGCGCTGGCCGCGCTCCGGGCGCGGGCGCGGGCCCTGCCGGTGGCGCCGGAGCTGCTCGACTACCTGGCGCGGCTCACCCGCGGCAGCCGCCAGCTGGCCAGGGTGAGGCTGGGCGCCTCGCCGCGGGCCGGGGTGGCCCTGCTGGCCTCGGCGCGCGCCCGCGCCGCCCTGCGTGGCGCCGAGTGGCTCTCGCCCGACGACGTGAAGGCGGTGGCCGCGCCGGTGCTGCGCCACCGGCTGGTGCTCCGCCCCGAGGCCGAGCTGGAGGGCGCCACGCCCGACGAGCTGGTGGAGGAGCTGCTGGAGAGCACGCCGGCGCCGCGCTGA
- a CDS encoding PH domain-containing protein: MSRIFIAIGVVLVIMISIPVLLAWSQSRRRLRVERHAGVAVLRMPRGHWALLATVALIPFAAISTAAFLATWSPGSELGGVILGTLMAAVGLAFGGYLFLLEWRGCLRLDDTGIEKVGALRRRSLAWSQVTKLTFNPVNNWFFLTGPDGKTVYFVEGLDGIADFAEVAVRRLPSQVLKASPEAAEVLRELATI; the protein is encoded by the coding sequence ATGTCCCGCATCTTCATCGCCATCGGCGTCGTGCTCGTGATCATGATCAGCATCCCGGTGCTGCTGGCCTGGAGCCAGTCGCGCCGGCGCCTGCGCGTCGAGCGGCACGCGGGCGTGGCGGTGCTGCGCATGCCGCGCGGCCACTGGGCCCTGCTGGCGACGGTGGCCCTCATCCCCTTCGCCGCCATCTCCACGGCCGCCTTCCTGGCCACCTGGTCCCCCGGCAGCGAGCTGGGCGGGGTCATCCTGGGCACGCTCATGGCGGCGGTGGGCCTGGCCTTCGGCGGCTACCTGTTCCTGCTCGAGTGGCGCGGCTGCCTCCGCCTCGACGACACCGGCATCGAGAAGGTGGGGGCGCTGCGGCGCCGCTCGCTGGCCTGGTCCCAGGTGACCAAGCTCACCTTCAACCCGGTCAACAACTGGTTCTTCCTCACCGGACCGGACGGGAAGACCGTCTACTTCGTGGAGGGGCTCGACGGCATCGCCGACTTCGCCGAGGTGGCGGTGCGCCGCCTGCCGTCCCAGGTGCTGAAGGCCAGCCCGGAGGCGGCCGAGGTGCTGCGCGAGCTCGCCACCATCTGA
- a CDS encoding thiamine phosphate synthase gives MALPEVHLVTDRRLAPDLPARLAGALALAPPGRVAVHLREKDLGGAALLALARALLPVCRARGAALLVNDRLDVALAAGADGVHLPAAGVGPAEARRLLGPGALIGVSCHSAKEVERARLGGATFATFSPIWDTPSKRAYGAPVGLSALRTAAGLGLPLVALGGVEPGNAALAFAAGASGVAVIRAWLAGAEPAAAVAALLAAARPT, from the coding sequence ATGGCCCTCCCCGAAGTCCACCTGGTCACCGACCGCCGGCTGGCGCCGGACCTGCCGGCGCGCCTGGCCGGGGCGCTGGCCCTGGCGCCGCCAGGGCGGGTGGCGGTCCACCTGCGCGAGAAGGACCTGGGCGGCGCCGCGCTGCTGGCCCTGGCCCGGGCGCTGCTGCCGGTCTGCCGCGCGCGCGGGGCTGCACTCCTGGTGAACGACCGGCTCGACGTGGCGCTGGCCGCCGGAGCCGACGGAGTCCACCTGCCGGCGGCCGGGGTGGGGCCGGCGGAGGCGCGCCGACTGCTCGGACCAGGGGCGCTGATCGGGGTCTCCTGCCACTCGGCCAAGGAGGTGGAGCGGGCCCGCCTCGGCGGCGCCACCTTCGCCACCTTCTCGCCCATCTGGGACACGCCGTCCAAGCGGGCCTACGGCGCGCCGGTGGGGCTCTCGGCCCTGCGCACCGCGGCCGGGCTGGGCCTGCCGCTGGTGGCGCTGGGCGGGGTGGAGCCGGGCAACGCCGCGCTGGCCTTCGCGGCCGGGGCCAGCGGGGTGGCGGTCATTCGCGCCTGGCTCGCAGGGGCCGAGCCGGCCGCCGCGGTGGCGGCCCTGCTGGCGGCGGCGCGCCCCACCTGA
- the queD gene encoding 6-carboxytetrahydropterin synthase QueD: MGVPVFEISKDFLFSAAHQIRFHGGKCERLHGHNWRVRVHVRASELNRIGMVIDFADLQRMVAEIGTRFDHQNVNEIPPFDQLNTTAELLAKFFYGEAAARLAAAEHGRVTVSKVEVWENEGSLAVYREE, encoded by the coding sequence ATGGGCGTCCCCGTCTTCGAGATCAGCAAGGACTTCCTCTTCAGCGCCGCGCACCAGATCCGCTTCCACGGTGGCAAGTGCGAGCGGCTGCACGGCCACAACTGGCGGGTCCGGGTCCACGTCCGCGCCTCCGAGCTCAACCGCATCGGGATGGTGATCGACTTCGCCGACCTGCAGCGGATGGTGGCGGAGATCGGCACGCGCTTCGACCACCAGAACGTCAACGAGATCCCGCCCTTCGACCAGCTCAACACCACCGCGGAGCTGCTCGCCAAGTTCTTCTACGGCGAGGCCGCCGCGCGGCTGGCGGCGGCGGAGCACGGCCGGGTCACCGTCTCCAAGGTCGAGGTCTGGGAGAACGAGGGCTCCCTGGCCGTGTACCGCGAGGAGTAG
- a CDS encoding response regulator, which produces MVRGRPAPHHARARRAAGALVAALLAALLAAQTPAAPAAEATPPTILILESYHRGLPWTDQQTDGALEVLRRRWPDLQPMVESLDRKRFGDPAERAAALRRLAEKLAGRHLDGVIVSDNAALEVALAGRADLLGGVPISFAGVNGFDPAWLQGQPRVTGVVEDVDVAGTLALIRALQPGLRSVVVALDRTETSAALEAQVRAAASSLGPGVTLRVEADLSLAELTALAAGLDRRSALLLGSFTRDRLGAYHAYERVADRVTAGSGAPVYGLWDFQLGHGIVGGSLLGGAAQGRRAAELLLRLLDGAAEVPVDHGAAAWLAVDDAVARRLGLDLAGRTLPDQVTVLNARPGAWETHRTLLAVLLALVGSLSTFSLALLAVLRRIRRGEQALRESEERYRSIVDSVDDAIFVHDPVSGDILDVNQRAVEMYRLPRQELLRRGLEPLCEGRGPYTTAEARRWLERARLEGTQRFEWHARRGDDTLLWVEVAIRPATLGGAPRLVVAVRDIGDRRRAEEERAALQRRVDEGQRLEAIGRLAGGVAHDFNNLLTPILGDAEAALDLLGPEHAAAPELHGILEAARRAGTLTRQLLAFSRRQVLQERLVDLNAEVASLHAMLRRVIGEDVEVRLAMAEGRVAVRADPAQIQQVLLNLAVNARDAMPAGGVLTIGTREVPAAEAPALGDQPPRDLVELTVADTGEGMTEAVRARIFEPFFTTKGPGRGTGLGLATVLGVVQQHGGSVEVVSAPGQGSTFRLLFPRSAERLPLASPTRRPAPPLRPLTILVAEDEPGVRRLVEGYLREAGHAVLAAPDGAAALALADAHAGAIDLLLSDVVMPGMNGRQLHEALHLRRPAVRVLFMSGYPALPGTQEEIVGSATGEVLAKPFTRAELLARLAEVAAAPPTPPAPPVAPGAC; this is translated from the coding sequence ATGGTCCGAGGCCGCCCCGCACCCCACCATGCCCGCGCCCGGCGCGCCGCGGGGGCGCTGGTGGCCGCGCTGCTGGCTGCGCTGCTGGCTGCCCAGACGCCCGCCGCGCCGGCCGCGGAGGCCACCCCACCCACCATCCTGATCCTCGAGTCCTACCACCGGGGCCTGCCCTGGACCGATCAGCAGACGGACGGGGCGCTCGAGGTGCTGCGGCGGCGCTGGCCGGACCTGCAGCCCATGGTGGAGTCGCTGGACCGGAAGCGCTTCGGCGACCCCGCCGAGCGCGCGGCGGCGCTGCGGCGGCTGGCGGAGAAGCTGGCCGGGCGCCACCTCGACGGCGTCATCGTCAGCGACAACGCCGCGCTGGAGGTGGCCCTGGCGGGCCGCGCCGACCTGCTGGGCGGGGTCCCCATCTCCTTCGCCGGCGTGAACGGCTTCGACCCGGCCTGGCTGCAGGGCCAGCCCCGCGTCACCGGCGTGGTAGAGGACGTGGACGTGGCCGGCACGCTGGCGCTGATCCGGGCCCTGCAACCCGGGCTGCGCAGCGTGGTGGTGGCGCTCGACCGCACCGAGACCAGCGCGGCCCTGGAGGCCCAGGTGCGGGCGGCCGCGTCCAGCCTGGGGCCGGGGGTGACGCTGCGGGTGGAGGCCGATCTCTCGCTGGCGGAGCTCACGGCGCTGGCCGCCGGCCTGGATCGGCGCAGCGCCCTGCTGCTCGGCTCCTTCACCCGGGACCGGCTGGGCGCCTACCACGCCTACGAGCGGGTGGCCGACCGGGTCACGGCCGGCAGCGGCGCGCCGGTGTACGGGCTGTGGGACTTCCAGCTGGGGCACGGCATCGTGGGCGGCAGCCTGCTGGGCGGCGCGGCCCAGGGGCGGCGGGCCGCCGAGCTGCTGCTGCGCCTGCTGGACGGCGCGGCCGAGGTCCCGGTGGACCACGGCGCGGCCGCCTGGCTGGCGGTGGACGACGCGGTGGCGCGGCGGCTCGGCCTGGACCTGGCGGGCCGCACCCTGCCGGATCAGGTCACGGTGCTCAACGCGCGGCCGGGCGCCTGGGAAACCCATCGCACCCTCCTGGCGGTGCTGCTGGCGCTGGTGGGCTCGCTCTCGACCTTCAGCCTGGCGCTGCTGGCGGTGCTGCGCCGCATCCGGCGGGGCGAGCAGGCGCTGCGCGAGAGCGAGGAGCGCTACCGCTCCATCGTGGACTCGGTGGACGACGCCATCTTCGTGCACGACCCGGTCAGCGGGGACATCCTCGACGTCAACCAGCGGGCGGTGGAGATGTACCGGCTGCCGCGCCAGGAGCTGCTGCGCCGGGGGCTGGAGCCGCTCTGCGAGGGCCGTGGCCCCTACACCACGGCCGAGGCGCGGCGCTGGCTGGAGCGCGCCCGGCTGGAGGGGACGCAGCGCTTCGAGTGGCACGCCCGGCGCGGCGACGACACGCTCCTGTGGGTCGAGGTGGCCATCCGGCCGGCCACCCTGGGTGGGGCGCCGAGGCTGGTGGTGGCGGTGCGCGACATCGGCGATCGGCGGCGGGCCGAGGAGGAGCGCGCCGCGCTGCAGCGGCGCGTCGACGAGGGGCAGCGCCTGGAGGCCATCGGGCGGCTGGCCGGCGGGGTGGCCCACGACTTCAACAACCTGCTCACGCCCATCCTGGGGGACGCCGAGGCGGCGCTCGACCTGCTCGGCCCGGAGCACGCCGCCGCGCCCGAGCTGCACGGCATCCTGGAGGCGGCCAGGCGGGCCGGCACCCTGACCCGCCAGCTGCTGGCCTTCAGCCGCCGCCAGGTGCTGCAGGAGCGGCTGGTGGACCTGAACGCCGAGGTGGCCTCGCTGCACGCCATGCTCCGCCGGGTCATCGGCGAGGACGTGGAGGTGCGGCTGGCCATGGCGGAGGGCCGGGTGGCCGTGCGGGCCGACCCCGCCCAAATCCAGCAGGTGCTGCTCAACCTGGCGGTCAACGCCCGCGACGCCATGCCGGCCGGCGGGGTGCTCACCATCGGCACCCGCGAGGTGCCGGCCGCCGAGGCGCCCGCCCTGGGCGACCAGCCCCCGCGCGACCTGGTCGAGCTGACGGTGGCCGACACCGGCGAGGGCATGACCGAGGCGGTGCGGGCCCGGATCTTCGAGCCCTTCTTCACCACCAAGGGGCCCGGGCGCGGCACCGGCCTGGGCCTGGCCACGGTGCTCGGCGTGGTGCAGCAGCACGGCGGCAGCGTCGAGGTGGTGAGCGCGCCGGGGCAGGGCAGCACCTTCCGCCTCCTCTTCCCGCGCTCCGCGGAGCGGCTGCCGCTGGCCAGCCCGACCCGGCGTCCGGCGCCGCCGCTGCGGCCGCTCACCATCCTGGTGGCCGAGGACGAGCCGGGGGTGCGCCGCCTGGTGGAGGGGTACCTGCGGGAGGCCGGCCACGCCGTCCTGGCCGCGCCCGACGGCGCGGCGGCCCTGGCGCTGGCCGACGCCCACGCCGGCGCCATCGACCTGCTCCTCTCCGACGTGGTCATGCCGGGCATGAACGGGCGCCAGCTGCACGAGGCGCTGCACCTGCGGCGCCCGGCCGTCCGGGTGCTCTTCATGTCGGGCTACCCGGCGCTGCCGGGCACCCAGGAGGAGATCGTGGGGAGCGCCACCGGCGAGGTGCTGGCCAAGCCCTTCACCCGCGCCGAGCTCCTGGCGCGGCTGGCCGAGGTGGCCGCCGCGCCGCCCACGCCGCCGGCGCCGCCGGTGGCGCCGGGAGCCTGCTGA
- a CDS encoding PD-(D/E)XK nuclease family protein yields MPTLVLVPSQLQASRVARRLCDAQGGLLFGPQVLTLDGLAAAVLAAGGERRPVLPPLAERLLVLAAGRAAGGAYAGLAPGSGLAGALARAVAELRAGEVQAEQARLAAGALAGAPAARLTALAAVLEAYQARLDGDGLLDRPAALATAAQVLRRRVPILDAASLDLLVLDGFSSFTRGEWALVEALVARSARTRFHVPSIPERPELSGAVEPTLRRIEGHHALAARRELEVVLDHLEDPSRAERPRALLAAFGGGPGVRRPAEAGAAAPPGGVSGQEAPPALAAAGPGGEGLVLALRGEGEEGEAVEAARAVGRLLSAGLDPAEVVVFHPAPALAAERLARAFAAEGIPLATGRGAPLTDLPPVRLVLDALAAAADGLDRRLAERLAGSSYLGVDGLRPGLGRLLDRAGALAGRAAPEAALRARAARLTAQAAAGERAALLRAADGLAALAAAVRPLGGARTPGAQASRLSAFLEASGLRRRAGRAEPGLAARDLAALARLEQAAEELARALTLVGRGAEPLAAGEWGALLALAVERAALPARGEPVAGAAELWALEEAPGRSARVAVVLGCVRGAFPAAPPPEPLLREAERQAVNDLLGRAALATAGVRRADALHRAACAVAAGREVVALGWAGAGPAGGGPPAPLAAEALAAVGVALPGAPPAPSLAAARTPGEALAAVARLAGATFTQALALLPPALAARAAAAVARGGVEYARREAVLARRAAPFAGQVEGAGLRALAARLPAEWSPTLLEAFARCPFRLLLTLGAGLEDPEAAGLDIDGRDEGRLLHAVLERWVADRVARRAWPPDGGAADLAEARRVAEATCDRFEREGRTGDPAVWAAGRAAVLARLDRIVAAEAAAADGLTPTLLEFAFGGDGTPHPALSLGAGGETVRVRGRIDRVDASPDRLLVVDYKNARRAERYAPLLEPEAHGVTSFQVPLYLLAAQRELPGRAPSATYQLLKSAARLDPVAGAPDAAALAAAVVGAVGRVRTGDLPIVSRDCEGCPFGAVCRFEGAAELGEGEEAGA; encoded by the coding sequence GTGCCCACCCTCGTCCTCGTCCCCTCCCAGCTCCAGGCGAGCCGGGTGGCGCGCCGCCTCTGCGACGCGCAGGGGGGGCTGCTGTTCGGGCCGCAGGTGCTGACGCTGGACGGGCTGGCCGCCGCGGTGCTGGCGGCGGGGGGCGAACGCCGGCCGGTGCTGCCGCCGCTGGCGGAGCGGCTCCTGGTGCTGGCGGCCGGCCGGGCGGCGGGCGGCGCCTACGCCGGGCTGGCGCCGGGCAGCGGCCTGGCCGGCGCCCTGGCCCGGGCGGTGGCCGAGCTCCGGGCGGGCGAGGTCCAGGCCGAGCAGGCCCGGCTGGCGGCCGGCGCGCTCGCCGGGGCGCCGGCGGCGCGGCTCACGGCCCTGGCGGCGGTGCTGGAGGCCTACCAGGCCCGCCTCGACGGCGACGGGCTGCTCGACCGGCCGGCCGCGCTGGCCACCGCCGCCCAGGTGCTGCGGCGCCGGGTGCCCATCCTGGACGCCGCCTCGCTCGACCTGCTGGTGCTCGACGGCTTCTCCAGCTTCACCCGCGGTGAGTGGGCCCTGGTGGAGGCGCTGGTGGCGCGCTCGGCGCGCACCCGCTTCCACGTCCCGTCCATCCCGGAGCGGCCCGAGCTCTCGGGCGCGGTCGAGCCGACCCTCCGGCGGATCGAGGGGCACCACGCCCTGGCCGCGCGGCGCGAGCTGGAGGTGGTGCTCGACCACCTGGAGGATCCATCCCGGGCCGAGCGGCCGCGGGCGCTGCTGGCCGCGTTCGGCGGCGGGCCGGGGGTGCGCCGCCCGGCCGAGGCGGGGGCCGCCGCGCCGCCTGGCGGCGTGTCCGGCCAGGAGGCGCCGCCCGCGCTCGCCGCGGCCGGGCCGGGTGGGGAGGGGCTGGTGCTGGCCCTGCGCGGCGAGGGCGAGGAGGGCGAGGCCGTCGAGGCGGCGCGCGCCGTGGGGCGGCTGCTGTCGGCCGGGCTCGACCCCGCCGAGGTGGTGGTGTTCCACCCGGCGCCGGCCCTCGCCGCCGAGCGGCTGGCGCGCGCCTTCGCCGCCGAGGGGATCCCCCTCGCCACCGGCCGGGGCGCGCCGCTCACCGACCTGCCGCCGGTGCGGCTGGTGCTGGACGCGCTGGCCGCCGCGGCCGACGGCCTCGACCGCCGCCTGGCCGAGCGGCTGGCCGGCTCGAGCTACCTCGGCGTCGACGGCCTCCGGCCCGGCCTCGGCCGGCTCCTCGATCGCGCCGGGGCGCTGGCCGGCCGCGCCGCCCCGGAGGCCGCGCTGCGCGCCCGGGCCGCCCGGCTCACCGCCCAGGCCGCGGCCGGCGAGCGCGCCGCCCTGCTGCGCGCCGCCGACGGGCTGGCGGCGCTGGCGGCGGCGGTGCGCCCGCTGGGCGGGGCCCGCACGCCGGGCGCCCAGGCCTCCAGGCTCTCGGCCTTCCTCGAGGCCTCCGGCCTGCGCCGGCGGGCCGGGCGGGCCGAGCCAGGGCTGGCGGCGCGCGACCTCGCCGCCCTCGCCCGCCTGGAGCAGGCGGCCGAGGAGCTGGCCCGGGCGCTCACCCTGGTCGGACGCGGCGCCGAGCCGCTGGCGGCGGGCGAGTGGGGTGCGCTGCTGGCGCTGGCGGTGGAGCGGGCGGCGCTGCCCGCGCGCGGCGAGCCGGTGGCCGGCGCCGCGGAGCTGTGGGCGCTGGAGGAGGCGCCGGGCCGGAGCGCGCGGGTGGCGGTGGTGCTGGGGTGCGTTCGCGGCGCCTTCCCGGCCGCGCCGCCGCCCGAGCCGCTGCTGCGCGAGGCGGAGCGCCAGGCCGTCAACGACCTGCTGGGGCGCGCGGCGCTGGCCACCGCGGGCGTCCGGCGAGCCGACGCGCTGCACCGCGCCGCCTGCGCCGTGGCGGCCGGGCGCGAGGTGGTGGCGCTCGGCTGGGCAGGGGCCGGGCCGGCCGGCGGCGGCCCGCCCGCGCCGCTGGCGGCCGAGGCGCTGGCGGCGGTGGGGGTGGCGCTGCCCGGGGCGCCGCCGGCCCCCTCGCTGGCGGCGGCGCGCACGCCTGGCGAGGCGCTGGCGGCGGTGGCCAGGCTGGCCGGAGCCACCTTCACCCAGGCCCTGGCCCTCCTGCCGCCCGCGCTGGCGGCCCGCGCCGCCGCGGCGGTGGCGCGCGGCGGCGTCGAGTACGCCCGCCGCGAGGCCGTGCTGGCGCGCCGGGCCGCGCCCTTCGCCGGGCAGGTGGAGGGCGCCGGGCTCAGGGCCCTGGCGGCCCGCCTGCCGGCCGAGTGGTCCCCGACCCTGCTGGAGGCCTTCGCCCGCTGCCCCTTCCGGCTCCTGCTCACCCTCGGCGCCGGCCTGGAGGACCCCGAGGCCGCCGGCCTCGACATCGACGGCCGTGACGAGGGGCGCCTGCTGCACGCCGTGCTGGAGCGGTGGGTGGCGGACCGGGTGGCGCGCCGCGCCTGGCCCCCGGACGGCGGCGCGGCCGACCTGGCCGAGGCGCGCCGGGTGGCCGAGGCCACCTGCGACCGGTTCGAGCGGGAGGGGCGGACCGGCGACCCGGCCGTCTGGGCGGCCGGCCGCGCCGCGGTGCTGGCGCGCCTCGACCGGATCGTGGCGGCCGAGGCGGCGGCGGCCGATGGGCTGACGCCGACCTTGCTCGAGTTCGCCTTCGGCGGGGACGGCACGCCGCACCCGGCCCTGTCCCTCGGCGCGGGCGGCGAGACGGTGCGGGTGCGCGGTCGCATCGACCGGGTGGACGCCTCGCCGGACCGGCTGCTGGTGGTGGACTACAAGAACGCGCGGCGGGCCGAGCGGTACGCCCCGCTGCTGGAGCCCGAGGCCCACGGCGTCACCTCCTTCCAGGTGCCGCTCTACCTGCTGGCAGCGCAGCGCGAGCTGCCGGGCCGGGCGCCCTCGGCCACCTACCAGCTGCTCAAGAGCGCGGCGCGGCTCGACCCGGTGGCCGGCGCCCCGGACGCGGCGGCGCTGGCGGCCGCGGTGGTGGGCGCGGTGGGGCGGGTGCGGACGGGCGACCTGCCCATCGTCAGCCGCGACTGCGAGGGCTGCCCCTTCGGTGCGGTCTGCCGGTTCGAGGGCGCCGCCGAGCTGGGCGAGGGCGAGGAGGCCGGCGCATGA